The window TCAGCACGGCGGACAGCCAGGGACGGCTCTTGCCGAGTTCGGCCGCCAGCTCGTCCTGGACCAGACCGGCGCAGACGCCGGCGGCGTCCGCCCGCGCGTAGAGGCCGGAGAGCACCGCGATTTCCGCAGCTCCGACGCCGGGCGCAGCAATCCATCGCCGGTACAAGGTCGTGTACGGGGTCATTGTCTTCCCATGATCCAGCGCTTCAATCCCGGCGGAAGACAAAGCGGGAGCGTCAGTGGAATCCGCGATTCCACTTGGTTTTCCGGACCTACCCTGGCATCATGAAGTCGCCAAACCGCTGATGCGGGGTCCGGTTCTCCCGGTCTTCCATCGGTTTTCGACACTTCGGTGTGCACGAGGGCACAGGTCGCCAAACCTGTGCCCTTTGTGTTTCCGGAGGTCGCGTCCTCCGCTACGTCATCGTCGCCTCCTTCGGCGTGTCGCGGCTGTTCGGAGCCGCCAGCTGAAAATTCTGGCCCAAAACCCTGGCCCAAAACTCTGGTCCAAAAGCTATCGGTTCGGGCTTTGGTGAGCCCGTTACGCAAGATGTTGTCGTGGCCCCAACAGGCTGTCCACGATTCAAATGCGTGCGTCGGAATCGCTCCGGTTGCGCCGAGGCGGGGTGGTGGAGTCAGTGGAATCAAGGCGTTGAGCCCCCTGGAGGGGTGGCGGACCACGTCTGGGTGTCGCCGTTCTGCCGAGAAACCGGGCGGAAAACGTCGCCGTTCTGCCGAAAGATTCCGGCGCACGGAGGGAAGCGGCGGAGCGTCGGAGTCCGCCGGATGTCGCCGTTCTGCCGAATAATCTGGGCTGTGGCCCCCCGGTGACTCCGGGAATCGGTCGGGAATCGGACTCCGACTCGCGCAACCGAGTGTCGCCGTTCTGCCAATGTGCTCCCTCCGCGAGGCCCTTTGGACCCTCGGGATTCTGGAAAGAGTCAGGGAATCCAAGTCTTTCAGCGCCATTTCGCGGCTTGTCGGGAGTCTGGACCGTCAGAACGCGGACGCTTTCGGCCGGGAAACCCTCCAGCGGGGCACAGCGTCCGGGGGAACTGGCAGAACGGCGACATTCGTCCGCAGGGTCACAGCGTCGTTTCCGGCCAGTGAGGAATCTTTCGGCAGAATGGCGACGTTTGCGCCTGCGTTGTGGAACATGCGGGGCGTATCGGGAATCAATACCGTAACCGCCAGCGGCGCGGCCGGGGAGATTGGGTGCATGGACGACCACAAAACCGACCAGGAGAACGCCGAACTGCTGGACCGCCCGGTCCAGCTGGCGCTGCGGCTGGATTCGCCGCTGCGCGGCGACGTGAACAACGACCGGGCCCTGATGGCCTATTCGCTGTTCGGCCTGTCGAAGGACAAGGTGGAAAGCCTTCCCACCTACGACGACGGCAAGGTGAAGATCGAGGTGCGCGCCCCGCGCGACGTCGGCGTTGCGACGATCTGGGATAAGTCGGTGCTGATCTACGCCGTCTCGCTGCTGCGCGAGAAGATGGCCGAGGGCAAGATGGGCCCGGAGGTCGGCAAGCTGCACTTCACCACCAGCGACCTCCAGCGTATCGTCGGCAAGACCGCCGGGGGCAGCGCCTACGACAAGATCGAAGGGGCGCTGGAGCGGCTGCAGGGCACCCAGATCAAGACCAACCTGGAGGCCGGCGGCGAGGGCGAGAGCGGCGCCTTCTCCTGGATCTCCGACTACAAGCTGCTCTACCGCCGCGGCAAGAAGGACGGCGAGCGGCAGGTGCGCGGCCTCACCCTGGTCCTGTCGAACTGGGTGGTGCGGGCGGCGCTGGGCAACAACCTGCTGACCTATTCGGAAGACTACTTTGCGCTGAAGCCCATCGAGAAGCGGCTCTACGAGATCGCCCGGGCCCATCTGGGCCACGGCACCGCCTTCTGGATGGCGCTGGAGCCGCTGCGCAAGCGGGTCGGCTCCGACAACGACCTGCGCAAGTTCAAGAACGCGCTCGGCCCCGTGCTTCAGGCCGACCGCATCCCCGGCTACGGCGTGCGCATCGTCGAGGCTGCGGAGTACAAGGAGCTGATGACGGGGCGCGGCGCCTCGATCGCCCGCGTGCTGAACGCCGACCTGCCGGTGATCTTCTGGCGCAAGGACGCCGGCGAGCCGGAGAGCTGGATCGACATTCCCAGGGTCGAGTTCGACGAGGTGGTCTGACCGCCCTCCCCTGCCCTATTCGTTCAGCAAAAGATCGCGAAAGGTCCGGGCGGCGTGGCTCAACCCACGCTCGCGGTGGCGCAGCAGGCGGAAGGGGCGCTCGGGCAGCGGGAAGGGCACGCGGTGCAGATGCCCGGCCGCCAGCGCGCCGCGCGCCACCAGATCCGACAGGGCGGTGGCCCCCGCCCCGGCCATGACCGCCGACAGCACCGCCTCGTTCGAGGGCAGCTCCAGCGTCACCGGCAAATCCTCGGGCGCCCTCCCCTGCCCGCGCAGCGCCTCCTCGAACTCGGAACGGGTGCCTGACCCGGCTTCGCGCAGGACCCAGGGGGAGTGGTGCAGCTCCGCCGCCGGCAGGTCGCTCCGTCCGCGCCAGGGGTGACCGTCCCCCACCAGCAGCAGCAGACGGTCGCCGGGCAGAAGGTCCTGATCGAGCAGCGGGTCAGCCACCTCCCCTTCCACCAGACCCAGATCGGCGGCGCCGTCCAGCACGGCCTTGGCGACCTGGGCGGTGTTGGCGGCCTTCACCGCGACGTCGACGTCCGGATAGCGCCGGTGGAACGCCACGAGCCGTTCGGGCAGCCAGTAGCCGGTGATGGTCTGGCTGGCGTGGATGGCGATGCGCCCGCGCTTCAGCGCCGACAGGTCGGCCAGCATGCGCTCCGCCGCCTCGGCGCGGGCGAGCACCGCGACGGCCTCGTTCAGGAACAGGCGTCCGGCCTCCGTCAACTCGATGCGTCGGCCCACCCGGTCGAACAGGCGGACGGCGTGCCGCGCCTCCAGGCTGGAGACGGCGGCGCTGACCGCGGACTGCGTCAGATTCAGGGCGGCAGCCGCCCGCGTCACATGCTGCTGCGCCGCGACCGCCACGAAGATGCGGAGCTGTTCGAGAGTCATCTGGTCCCCCTGCCCCTTCGAACGTTCGGTTTTGCCGAACGATTCGTCCACTATAATCCGTTGGAACGAACGGTCCAGAGGGCGCAGCTTCCCGGCATCGGAATTCGAGGACGCCATGCCGAACGAACTGCTTCCATCGCTCCACCGGACCCTGGGCGCCCTGCTGCCGGGGATTCTGCTCTGCTCCGGCGTGAGCGGCGCGGCGCTGGCCCTGCAAAGCCTGGAAGTGCGGGTTTTCGGGCAGGCTTGGCTGGAGGCGCTGGTCCTGGCAATCCTGCTCGGGGTGGCCCTGCGCAGCGTCTGGGCGCCGGGACGGCGCTGGAAGGCGGGGACGGACTTCAGCGCCAAGACGCTGCTGGAGGTCGCGGTGATGCTGCTGGGCGCCTCCATCGACCCGGAAACGATCCTGGGTGCCGGACCGGGCTTGGTGGCGGGGATCGCCGGGGTGGTCGCCCTGGCCCTGGCGGTCAGCTACGGCATCGGGCGCCTGCTGGGATTGCCGCCGCGCATGGCGGTGCTGGTTGCCTGCGGCAACTCGATCTGCGGCAACTCGGCCATCGCGGCGACGGCGCCGGTGATCGGCGCGCACGGCGACGACGTGGCTGCGGCCATCGCCTTCACGGCGGTGCTCGGCGTTCTGGTGGTGCTGGGTCTGCCGTTGTTGGTGCCGCTGCTCGGCCTCACCCCCATGCAATACGGCGTGTTCGCCGGGCTGACCGTCTACGCGGTGCCGCAGATCCTGGCGGCGACGGCGCCGGTCGGCGCCCTGAGCGTCCAGGTCGGGACTTTGGTGAAGCTGCTGCGCGTGCTGATGCTGGGGCCGGTGGTGGTGGCGCTGGCCCTGATGGCGAAGCCGGAAGGGGGAGAAAAAGGCGCGACGGCCGGCGTGCCGCTGCGCCGGCTGGTGCCCTGGTTCATCCTCGGCTTCCTGGCGCTGGCCGGGCTGCGGGCGGCGGGGCTGATCCCGCACGCCGCCCTGGCAGCCAGCCAGACCGCGGCGGGCGTCTTGACGGTGCTGTCGATGGCCGCGCTGGGGCTCGGGGTGGATGTGCGGATGCTGTCGCGGGCGGGTCTGCGCGTCACCGCGGCGGTGGTGCTGTCGCTGGCGGCGCTCGGCGTCATCGGGCTGGGGCTGATCCGGCTGCTGGGAATCATGTGAGCGTGGATGGCGGCGTATTGGGGCGGCAGCGCTTGCAGGGGCGGAAGCCCGCCGCCTCCGCCGCCGCGGCGTCGGGGTGGAACGCGACGTTTTCCCGCTTGGCCCGTCGCGATGGACAGGACGGCCGGCAATAGACGCCGGTGGTGCGCACCGCGTAGACGAAGCGCCCGTCACCGTCCCGGTCCCGGCGCGCCACCGCGCTCCACATCGCGTCCTCGTCCATGATGCCCTCCCGATCCTGCTTCCGTGATCGTCGCGGATGCCGCGAAGCCGGGCCACCCGTTTCCTGCGCCACGCAAAAAGACGGTTGGCAAAAAAGACGGCCGGCAAAGGTCTGCCGGCCGCGAGGTTCGGGGAGGGAGGGATGCGAAGCGGGCGAGCCTTACTTCTGGATGCCGGTGACCTGCTGCTGGGCCTTGTTGCCGATGCCGGCGGCGAGGTTGGAGACGGTGCCGAGGTTCTGGTTGAACAGGGCGCCCGGCGCGCCGAACTGCATGGCCTTGACCTGCTGCTGGGCGGTGTTGCCGATGCCGACCGCGCTGTTGCTGACGGTGCCGGCGTTGCTGTTGAAGCCGCCCAGAGCGAAGGGCGTCTTCACACCGCCGCCGCCCGCCTGCATGCCGAAGACCTGCTGCTTGGCGGTGTTGCCGACGCCGGCGGCGAGGTTGGAGACGTTGCCCAGGTTGGAGGCGGTGCCGAAGGGCCCGGCCAGCCCGCCGCCTGCCTGGACGCCCATCACCTGCTGCTGCGCCTTGTTCTGGATGCCCGCGGCGGTGTTGGAGATGACCCCCAGGTTGCTGGCGTTGCCGAGCGGGATGCCGCCGGTCATCAGGTCGCCGGCGAAGGCCGGGCCAAAGGAGGCGGCGGAGCAGAGCAGGACGGCGGCGGTGGCGATCAGGGTGGTGCGGCGCATGGTGTGTTTCCTTCCGGTGTCTGGGGGAG is drawn from Azospirillum brasilense and contains these coding sequences:
- a CDS encoding replication initiator protein A, giving the protein MDDHKTDQENAELLDRPVQLALRLDSPLRGDVNNDRALMAYSLFGLSKDKVESLPTYDDGKVKIEVRAPRDVGVATIWDKSVLIYAVSLLREKMAEGKMGPEVGKLHFTTSDLQRIVGKTAGGSAYDKIEGALERLQGTQIKTNLEAGGEGESGAFSWISDYKLLYRRGKKDGERQVRGLTLVLSNWVVRAALGNNLLTYSEDYFALKPIEKRLYEIARAHLGHGTAFWMALEPLRKRVGSDNDLRKFKNALGPVLQADRIPGYGVRIVEAAEYKELMTGRGASIARVLNADLPVIFWRKDAGEPESWIDIPRVEFDEVV
- a CDS encoding LysR family transcriptional regulator; this encodes MTLEQLRIFVAVAAQQHVTRAAAALNLTQSAVSAAVSSLEARHAVRLFDRVGRRIELTEAGRLFLNEAVAVLARAEAAERMLADLSALKRGRIAIHASQTITGYWLPERLVAFHRRYPDVDVAVKAANTAQVAKAVLDGAADLGLVEGEVADPLLDQDLLPGDRLLLLVGDGHPWRGRSDLPAAELHHSPWVLREAGSGTRSEFEEALRGQGRAPEDLPVTLELPSNEAVLSAVMAGAGATALSDLVARGALAAGHLHRVPFPLPERPFRLLRHRERGLSHAARTFRDLLLNE
- a CDS encoding YeiH family protein; protein product: MPNELLPSLHRTLGALLPGILLCSGVSGAALALQSLEVRVFGQAWLEALVLAILLGVALRSVWAPGRRWKAGTDFSAKTLLEVAVMLLGASIDPETILGAGPGLVAGIAGVVALALAVSYGIGRLLGLPPRMAVLVACGNSICGNSAIAATAPVIGAHGDDVAAAIAFTAVLGVLVVLGLPLLVPLLGLTPMQYGVFAGLTVYAVPQILAATAPVGALSVQVGTLVKLLRVLMLGPVVVALALMAKPEGGEKGATAGVPLRRLVPWFILGFLALAGLRAAGLIPHAALAASQTAAGVLTVLSMAALGLGVDVRMLSRAGLRVTAAVVLSLAALGVIGLGLIRLLGIM